Proteins encoded by one window of Lepeophtheirus salmonis chromosome 3, UVic_Lsal_1.4, whole genome shotgun sequence:
- the LOC121114719 gene encoding uncharacterized protein isoform X1, whose protein sequence is MSRFNDFDEDDPLAGLLSDEEEEKPIRKTLASLSTTEISKNTSKGLIEVKKEADGIMKQDSMPSFSEPVQQYKAPSSAFMDSLFGRTSEKTESKSLRGIFDTNDQELEKPKFAITKTLETEKRTISEASNPLIEGKRSRRGGGRPTLQPKSVEDIFMDLEMKKKKNEQKEAHLLAPETETRIISDQSKNIINQGHYNMLEGQISELKNIEQTDTEIFKKDFEQQRVKLENKNQEYKNALDQQKFMCEEQIRMLSNKQTDLFRKQQEQFSILMKQFQNQTESEVRMKSELIRNQIQLMGNFQVDQGNLPKTIGIDYSNNDFNKMIESAFKETITQLKSIHEDNMQELNERIESLLDRIRVLQEIHREELEKERDKRFRQLEELEEEHKNKIVSLKDSYENIIHSLKNIDNNADLPKALDTLISQVVGNTEGLGTLYNKVESDVSIQTNVREALLRSKENQLDELRGKLNDVIAESAQQIDQLTSEIHSLQDKLRNNEGDLDKKNYALEIEKRALESEKKFFEMEKVHLMSKMKRDQDTNQEFYEEQKKHEKMLRKKFEKELRAIRAERSKLIFSKKLSRRGSLHFTELIENLPENIDPDIFGLFHALKDKEDEYTKKLNNIIKKEQDIKADEKLIRDEKDIILQSIEKLGMAEKEVNEKLTVLQNMFETTSEMREECLELLEETSYKENNIFYLCQEIENKAIQIRKKQKSLETQTKNIRKEREKLRSKEDKFICKFCESHEVGISKSKFTSDLGIRTDADGQNVRIPIHSSAMDFQKVKEDALKSSKYLQRESQFLRTVSMSSLI, encoded by the exons ATGAGTCGTTTTAATG ATTTCGACGAGGATGACCCTCTGGCGGGATTACTATCTGATGAAGAGGAAGAGAAGCCCATTCGAAAGACTCTTGCTAGTTTAAGTACAACCGAAATCAGTAAAAATACTTCTAAGGGACTGATAGAAGTAAAAAAGGAGGCAGATGGTATCATGAAACAGGATTCAATGCCAAGTTTTTCGGAGCCTGTTCAACAATATAAAGCGCCCTCATCAGCTTTTATGGATAGCTTATTTGGGCGTACATCAGAGAAGACTGAGTCGAAATCACTTAGAGGGATTTTTGATACAAATGATCAAGAACTTG AGAAACCAAAATTCGCTATAACAAAGACTCTTGAGACTGAAAAACGAACTATTAGTGAAGCTTCCAACCCTTTAATCGAAGGGAAGCGCTCTAGAAGAGGAGGAGGGAGACCTACTCTTCAACCAAAGTCTgttgaagatatatttatggatttagaaatgaagaagaaaaaaaatgaacagaaagaAGCACATCTATTAGCACCCGAAACTGAAACGAGGATAATCTCGGATcagagtaaaaatattattaaccaAGGACATTATAATATGTTAGAAGGACAAATTAGTGAACTTAAG AACATAGAACAAACAGACactgaaatattcaaaaaagattttgaacaGCAAAGAGTTAAACTTGAGAACAAAAATCAGGAATACAAAAATGCCTTGGATCAGCAAAAATTTATGTGTGAAGAACAAATACGGATGCTTTCTAATAAGCAAACAGATTTATTCCGAAAGCAGCAAGAACAATTTTCCATTCTGatgaaacaatttcaaaatcaaacagAATCTGAAGTTCGAATGAAAAGTGAACTAATAAGAAATCAAATTCAACTCATGGGAAATTTTCAAGTAGACCAAGGAAACTTGCCAAAGACAAT TGGGATTGACTACTCTAACAATGACTTTAACAAAATGATTGAATCTGCcttcaaagaaacaataactcAGTTAAAGTCCATACACGAAGATAACATGCAAGAGCTTAATGAAAGGATTGAAAGCCTACTTGATCGCATTCGTGTGCTTCAGGAAATTCATAGAGAAGAgcttgaaaaagaaagagataaaAGGTTCCGACAATTGGAAGAGTTGGAGGAGgagcataaaaacaaaatagtgTCTCTGAAAGATAGCTACGAGAACATCATTCACTCccttaaaaatattgacaataaCGCTGATTTGCCAAA GGCCTTAGATACTCTCATAAGTCAAGTTGTGGGTAATACTGAAGGGCTTGGAACGTTATACAACAAGGTAGAGTCTGATGTTAGTATACAAACGAATGTAAGGGAGGCATTACTTAGGAGTAAAGAAAATCAATTGGATGAACTTAGAGGCAAGTTAAACGACGTTATTGCTGAATCTGCACAACAAATTGACCAGTTAACATCTGAGATACATAGTTTACAAGATAAATTGAGAAATAATGAGGGggatttagataaaaaaaattatgccttagaaatagaaaaaagagcaTTGGAGtcggaaaaaaagttttttgaaatggaaaaggtacatttaatgtcaaaaatgaaaagagaTCAGGACACAAATCAG GAATTTTATGAGGAGCAAAAGAAACATGAAAAGATGCTTAGGaagaaatttgaaaaggaaTTACGAGCAATCAGAGCAGAAAGATCGAAGCTAATATTCTCTAAGAAACTTAGTAGAAGGGGTTCATTACATTTTACTGAGCTCATAGAGAATTTGcctgaaaat atcGATCCTGATATTTTTGGCTTATTTCATGCTCTCAAGGATAAAGAAGATGAGtataccaaaaaattgaataatattataaaaaaagaacaagataTAAAGGCTGACGAAAAATTGATCAGGGATGAAAAGGATATCATATTACAAAGTATCGAAAAGTTGGGTATGGCTGAAAAAGAGGTGAACGAAAAGTTAACTgttcttcaaaatatgtttgag ACCACCTCAGAAATGCGAGAAGAATGTTTAGAACTTCTCGAAGAAACATCatataaggaaaataatattttttatctgtgtCAAGAAATTGAGAACAAGGctattcaaattagaaaaaaacaaaaatctctTGAGACACAAACAAAGAATATTCGTAAAGAACGTGAGAAATTGAGAAGTAAGGAggataaatttatttgcaaattttgtgaAAGCCATGAAGTGGGAATATCAAAATCCAAATTTACTTCAGATCTAGGCATTAGAACAGATGCCGACGGACAAAATGTAAGAATT cCAATCCATTCTTCTGCCATGGACTTTCAAAAAGTGAAAGAGGATGCTCTTAAAAGTTCCAAATACCTACAAAGAGAAAGTCAGTTTTTGAGGACCGTGTCAATGTCTAGTCTTATATAA
- the LOC121114719 gene encoding uncharacterized protein isoform X2, protein MSRFNDFDEDDPLAGLLSDEEEEKPIRKTLASLSTTEISKNTSKGLIEVKKEADGIMKQDSMPSFSEPVQQYKAPSSAFMDSLFGRTSEKTESKSLRGIFDTNDQELEKPKFAITKTLETEKRTISEASNPLIEGKRSRRGGGRPTLQPKSVEDIFMDLEMKKKKNEQKEAHLLAPETETRIISDQSKNIINQGHYNMLEGQISELKNIEQTDTEIFKKDFEQQRVKLENKNQEYKNALDQQKFMCEEQIRMLSNKQTDLFRKQQEQFSILMKQFQNQTESEVRMKSELIRNQIQLMGNFQVDQGNLPKTIGIDYSNNDFNKMIESAFKETITQLKSIHEDNMQELNERIESLLDRIRVLQEIHREELEKERDKRFRQLEELEEEHKNKIVSLKDSYENIIHSLKNIDNNADLPKALDTLISQVVGNTEGLGTLYNKVESDVSIQTNVREALLRSKENQLDELRGKLNDVIAESAQQIDQLTSEIHSLQDKLRNNEGDLDKKNYALEIEKRALESEKKFFEMEKVHLMSKMKRDQDTNQEFYEEQKKHEKMLRKKFEKELRAIRAERSKLIFSKKLSRRGSLHFTELIENLPENIDPDIFGLFHALKDKEDEYTKKLNNIIKKEQDIKADEKLIRDEKDIILQSIEKLGMAEKEVNEKLTVLQNMFETTSEMREECLELLEETSYKENNIFYLCQEIENKAIQIRKKQKSLETQTKNIRKEREKLRSKEDKFICKFCESHEVGISKSKFTSDLGIRTDADGQNPIHSSAMDFQKVKEDALKSSKYLQRESQFLRTVSMSSLI, encoded by the exons ATGAGTCGTTTTAATG ATTTCGACGAGGATGACCCTCTGGCGGGATTACTATCTGATGAAGAGGAAGAGAAGCCCATTCGAAAGACTCTTGCTAGTTTAAGTACAACCGAAATCAGTAAAAATACTTCTAAGGGACTGATAGAAGTAAAAAAGGAGGCAGATGGTATCATGAAACAGGATTCAATGCCAAGTTTTTCGGAGCCTGTTCAACAATATAAAGCGCCCTCATCAGCTTTTATGGATAGCTTATTTGGGCGTACATCAGAGAAGACTGAGTCGAAATCACTTAGAGGGATTTTTGATACAAATGATCAAGAACTTG AGAAACCAAAATTCGCTATAACAAAGACTCTTGAGACTGAAAAACGAACTATTAGTGAAGCTTCCAACCCTTTAATCGAAGGGAAGCGCTCTAGAAGAGGAGGAGGGAGACCTACTCTTCAACCAAAGTCTgttgaagatatatttatggatttagaaatgaagaagaaaaaaaatgaacagaaagaAGCACATCTATTAGCACCCGAAACTGAAACGAGGATAATCTCGGATcagagtaaaaatattattaaccaAGGACATTATAATATGTTAGAAGGACAAATTAGTGAACTTAAG AACATAGAACAAACAGACactgaaatattcaaaaaagattttgaacaGCAAAGAGTTAAACTTGAGAACAAAAATCAGGAATACAAAAATGCCTTGGATCAGCAAAAATTTATGTGTGAAGAACAAATACGGATGCTTTCTAATAAGCAAACAGATTTATTCCGAAAGCAGCAAGAACAATTTTCCATTCTGatgaaacaatttcaaaatcaaacagAATCTGAAGTTCGAATGAAAAGTGAACTAATAAGAAATCAAATTCAACTCATGGGAAATTTTCAAGTAGACCAAGGAAACTTGCCAAAGACAAT TGGGATTGACTACTCTAACAATGACTTTAACAAAATGATTGAATCTGCcttcaaagaaacaataactcAGTTAAAGTCCATACACGAAGATAACATGCAAGAGCTTAATGAAAGGATTGAAAGCCTACTTGATCGCATTCGTGTGCTTCAGGAAATTCATAGAGAAGAgcttgaaaaagaaagagataaaAGGTTCCGACAATTGGAAGAGTTGGAGGAGgagcataaaaacaaaatagtgTCTCTGAAAGATAGCTACGAGAACATCATTCACTCccttaaaaatattgacaataaCGCTGATTTGCCAAA GGCCTTAGATACTCTCATAAGTCAAGTTGTGGGTAATACTGAAGGGCTTGGAACGTTATACAACAAGGTAGAGTCTGATGTTAGTATACAAACGAATGTAAGGGAGGCATTACTTAGGAGTAAAGAAAATCAATTGGATGAACTTAGAGGCAAGTTAAACGACGTTATTGCTGAATCTGCACAACAAATTGACCAGTTAACATCTGAGATACATAGTTTACAAGATAAATTGAGAAATAATGAGGGggatttagataaaaaaaattatgccttagaaatagaaaaaagagcaTTGGAGtcggaaaaaaagttttttgaaatggaaaaggtacatttaatgtcaaaaatgaaaagagaTCAGGACACAAATCAG GAATTTTATGAGGAGCAAAAGAAACATGAAAAGATGCTTAGGaagaaatttgaaaaggaaTTACGAGCAATCAGAGCAGAAAGATCGAAGCTAATATTCTCTAAGAAACTTAGTAGAAGGGGTTCATTACATTTTACTGAGCTCATAGAGAATTTGcctgaaaat atcGATCCTGATATTTTTGGCTTATTTCATGCTCTCAAGGATAAAGAAGATGAGtataccaaaaaattgaataatattataaaaaaagaacaagataTAAAGGCTGACGAAAAATTGATCAGGGATGAAAAGGATATCATATTACAAAGTATCGAAAAGTTGGGTATGGCTGAAAAAGAGGTGAACGAAAAGTTAACTgttcttcaaaatatgtttgag ACCACCTCAGAAATGCGAGAAGAATGTTTAGAACTTCTCGAAGAAACATCatataaggaaaataatattttttatctgtgtCAAGAAATTGAGAACAAGGctattcaaattagaaaaaaacaaaaatctctTGAGACACAAACAAAGAATATTCGTAAAGAACGTGAGAAATTGAGAAGTAAGGAggataaatttatttgcaaattttgtgaAAGCCATGAAGTGGGAATATCAAAATCCAAATTTACTTCAGATCTAGGCATTAGAACAGATGCCGACGGACAAAAT cCAATCCATTCTTCTGCCATGGACTTTCAAAAAGTGAAAGAGGATGCTCTTAAAAGTTCCAAATACCTACAAAGAGAAAGTCAGTTTTTGAGGACCGTGTCAATGTCTAGTCTTATATAA
- the SkpA gene encoding S-phase kinase-associated protein 1: protein MPNIKLQSSDGEIFTVDTEIAKQSVTIKTMLEDLGMEDEEEEVVPLPNVNAAILRKTIQWATYHKDDPPIQEDDENKEKRTDDISSWDADFLKVDQGTLFELILAANYLDIKGLLDVTCKTVANMIKGKTPDEIRKTFNIKNDFTPSEEEQVRKENEWCEEK, encoded by the exons ATGCCCAATATCAAGCTTCAAAGTTCTGACGGTGAGATCTTCACGGTGGACACGGAGATTGCCAAACAGTCCGTTACAATCAAAACCATGTTGGAGGATTTGGGAATGGAGGACGAGGAGGAGGAAGTCGTTCCTTTGCCCAACGTGAATGCAGCTATTCTTCGCAAAACTATTCAGTGGGCAACGTATCATAAG GATGATCCACCAATTCAAGAAGATgatgaaaacaaagaaaaaagaacgGACGACATCTCCTCTTGGGACGCTGATTTCCTTAAAGTAGATCAAGGAACACTTTTTGAGCTTATTTTGGCAGCAAATTATTTGGATATTAAA GGTCTTTTGGATGTCACTTGCAAAACAGTAGCAAATATGATAAAAGGAAAAACCCCTGATGAGattagaaaaacatttaacaTCAAAAACGACTTTACTCCATCTGAAGAGGAACAAGTTCGGAAAGAAAATGAATGGTgcgaagaaaaataa